Proteins from a single region of Desulfurobacteriaceae bacterium:
- a CDS encoding HAD-IIA family hydrolase translates to MIGFLIDLEGTLVKDKSYTPIPEALEFTHFLDEKGIPWIVATNNSTEKPKKLIEILNSKGFNVDESKVITPSLLASNFLKKENVKSIYFLGTEKIKEFFQEEGFEVRNDYKVDAVVVGRDREINYAKLKVATSALVVNDAKLFSFHMNRLILDPDGLVGPSVGAIAAALSYASGKAVTSFGKPSREYFERAFELLGIKDVSKIYMVSDDPFTDLAEGKKVTGFKTVFVLSGKYKDKTILEKIDKDLHPDYVFLHIGECKKFLEG, encoded by the coding sequence ATGATTGGTTTTCTTATCGATTTAGAAGGAACTCTTGTTAAAGATAAAAGCTATACTCCAATACCAGAGGCGCTAGAATTTACTCATTTTTTAGATGAAAAAGGTATTCCTTGGATAGTTGCTACCAACAACTCAACCGAAAAACCTAAAAAGTTGATAGAGATTTTAAACTCTAAAGGATTTAATGTAGATGAAAGTAAGGTAATCACTCCAAGTCTTTTAGCCTCTAACTTCCTTAAGAAAGAGAATGTTAAATCTATTTACTTTCTTGGAACTGAAAAAATAAAAGAGTTTTTCCAAGAGGAAGGTTTTGAAGTCAGAAACGATTATAAAGTTGATGCTGTAGTTGTTGGAAGGGATAGAGAAATTAATTATGCTAAGTTAAAAGTAGCTACATCCGCTCTTGTTGTTAACGATGCTAAGCTTTTTTCTTTCCATATGAATAGACTTATACTTGATCCTGATGGACTTGTTGGTCCAAGCGTTGGAGCAATAGCTGCTGCCCTTTCTTACGCATCTGGAAAAGCGGTTACATCTTTCGGAAAACCTTCAAGGGAATACTTTGAAAGAGCTTTTGAATTACTTGGAATAAAGGATGTAAGTAAAATCTATATGGTTAGTGATGACCCATTCACGGATCTTGCTGAAGGTAAAAAAGTTACTGGCTTTAAAACGGTCTTTGTCTTAAGTGGAAAGTATAAAGACAAAACCATTTTGGAAAAAATAGATAAGGATCTTCATCCAGACTATGTTTTTCTTCACATTGGAGAGTGTAAAAAGTTTTTGGAAGGTTAA
- a CDS encoding UbiA-like polyprenyltransferase, with protein MLKRIKLYMEMIKVEHTVFALPFALTSSLIAANGFPILYQIFWIVLALFGARTAAMSLNRLIDAEIDAKNPRTADRHIPKGLVKKTEAALLAIVGFLLMVFSAYKLNPLALKLSPIAIFVLVLYSFTKRFTYLCHIVLGIAVALAPLGAWVAVKGDVSLSAILISLSVALWVAGFDIIYALQDVEFDRREGLYSIPAVLGEEKALILSKLFHLLTLLALITVGILENLGLFYYLGLVMSAILMAKEHRIISKDRSKIDYAFFNLNGYISLTIFFFTMLNYIWKIEWSFSSI; from the coding sequence ATGCTAAAAAGAATTAAACTCTATATGGAAATGATAAAAGTTGAACATACCGTTTTTGCTCTTCCTTTTGCTTTAACTAGCAGCCTTATTGCTGCAAATGGTTTTCCCATCCTTTACCAAATTTTTTGGATCGTTTTAGCCCTATTTGGAGCAAGAACGGCAGCTATGAGCCTTAATCGTTTAATAGATGCAGAAATTGACGCTAAGAACCCAAGAACAGCAGATAGACACATTCCAAAAGGACTTGTTAAAAAAACGGAAGCAGCACTTTTGGCAATTGTTGGATTTCTTTTAATGGTATTTAGCGCTTATAAGCTAAATCCTTTGGCTTTGAAGCTCTCACCTATAGCAATCTTTGTTCTTGTTCTTTACTCCTTTACAAAACGGTTTACTTATCTTTGCCATATAGTTCTTGGAATAGCCGTTGCCTTAGCACCTCTTGGGGCATGGGTGGCAGTTAAAGGAGATGTCTCCTTAAGTGCAATTTTAATTTCTCTTTCTGTTGCTCTTTGGGTAGCAGGGTTTGACATTATCTACGCTCTTCAAGATGTTGAATTTGATAGGAGAGAGGGATTGTACTCTATACCTGCTGTTTTGGGAGAAGAAAAGGCATTAATTCTTTCTAAGTTGTTCCACCTTTTAACCCTTTTAGCATTAATTACGGTTGGTATCCTAGAAAATTTAGGTCTTTTTTACTACTTGGGATTGGTAATGTCAGCAATTTTAATGGCTAAAGAACATAGGATAATTTCTAAAGATAGAAGTAAGATAGACTACGCTTTTTTTAACCTTAATGGATACATAAGTTTAACGATTTTCTTTTTTACCATGCTTAACTACATATGGAAGATAGAATGGAGCTTTTCAAGTATCTAA
- a CDS encoding MarC family protein translates to MELFKYLISTLIVVDPIFAAIVVASLIQSQKEIEKVAFRTSMTVLVAFIVTMVAGEKFLKLIGVNIFSIKIFGGLILLHMAFQMLQANPPRTKHTQEEGEAAMEKEDISIIPLGIPILFGPGAFTTVLIFKEETRSILEELSLLLALLISVVIIYFTLKNAGIFAKKLGTTGVNVSVRVFGLFVGALGSQFVVDGVKHLWIQG, encoded by the coding sequence ATGGAGCTTTTCAAGTATCTAATTTCTACTTTAATAGTCGTTGATCCAATATTTGCTGCAATAGTTGTTGCAAGTTTGATTCAAAGTCAGAAAGAAATAGAAAAGGTTGCCTTTAGAACATCTATGACAGTTTTAGTAGCATTTATAGTAACTATGGTTGCAGGAGAGAAGTTTTTAAAGCTAATAGGAGTAAACATCTTCAGTATAAAAATCTTTGGAGGACTAATTCTTTTACATATGGCTTTTCAAATGCTTCAGGCAAATCCACCTAGAACTAAACATACCCAGGAAGAAGGCGAAGCTGCAATGGAAAAAGAGGACATTTCTATAATTCCTCTAGGAATTCCTATTCTTTTTGGACCGGGAGCTTTTACCACTGTTTTAATTTTTAAAGAAGAAACTAGATCTATATTGGAAGAACTGTCTTTATTATTGGCACTTCTTATATCAGTAGTTATCATATATTTTACTCTTAAAAATGCAGGTATCTTTGCTAAAAAATTGGGAACAACAGGGGTGAATGTTAGTGTTAGAGTATTTGGACTTTTTGTTGGTGCCCTAGGTTCCCAATTTGTCGTAGATGGAGTAAAACATCTCTGGATACAAGGGTGA
- the dtd gene encoding D-aminoacyl-tRNA deacylase: MKVVLQRVLSGKVVVAGETVGEIKHGLAVLVGFEKGDINSYVDKMVDKIVNLRIFEDSTGKMNLSLKDVNGSLLVVPNFTLAADCRKGRRPSFQSSEDPDKAEEMFKRFIEKCKEYGIEVQTGIFGADMKVHIVNDGPVTFILDSKDFS, from the coding sequence ATGAAGGTGGTTTTACAGAGAGTTTTGAGTGGAAAAGTTGTAGTAGCTGGTGAAACTGTAGGAGAGATTAAACATGGACTAGCTGTTTTAGTAGGATTTGAAAAAGGAGATATTAATTCCTATGTAGACAAAATGGTGGATAAAATCGTTAACTTGCGTATTTTTGAAGATTCTACTGGAAAGATGAACTTGTCATTAAAAGACGTTAACGGATCTTTGCTCGTTGTACCAAACTTTACTCTGGCAGCTGACTGTAGAAAAGGGAGAAGACCAAGTTTTCAATCTTCAGAAGACCCAGATAAAGCAGAAGAGATGTTTAAACGTTTCATTGAAAAATGTAAAGAATATGGGATAGAAGTACAGACGGGAATATTTGGTGCTGATATGAAGGTTCATATTGTAAATGACGGTCCCGTTACTTTCATACTAGATAGTAAAGACTTTTCTTAA